A single window of Sulfurovum riftiae DNA harbors:
- a CDS encoding LexA family transcriptional regulator, giving the protein MLVLSEIIEKLKDVISETKIGGKVFDKDVAQALNIPQATFATMKKRNSIPYEEILEFCALKKISVNWLFFDQAVDMLKAETEKFFQVRYFSDIRASAGGGAEVFDENYETITIDEKIMHNMVGMGNTELEAIHVDGESMEPTLQDGSIVFVDRSQTNINKDGIFIASTTAGLFIKRIRQRADGMVELISDNKAYSPEVLAPDEVSIVGKVVGNIESL; this is encoded by the coding sequence ATGTTGGTTTTAAGTGAAATAATTGAAAAACTGAAAGATGTGATCTCTGAAACGAAGATCGGAGGAAAGGTTTTTGACAAGGATGTGGCACAGGCACTCAATATACCGCAGGCAACGTTTGCCACCATGAAAAAAAGAAACTCTATCCCCTATGAAGAGATCCTGGAGTTCTGTGCACTGAAGAAGATCTCGGTCAACTGGCTCTTTTTTGACCAGGCGGTAGATATGCTCAAAGCTGAGACAGAGAAATTCTTTCAGGTCCGTTACTTCTCGGATATACGTGCAAGTGCAGGGGGCGGTGCAGAAGTCTTTGACGAGAATTATGAAACGATCACCATCGATGAGAAGATCATGCATAATATGGTAGGGATGGGGAACACAGAACTCGAAGCGATCCATGTGGATGGTGAATCTATGGAGCCGACACTGCAGGACGGTTCCATTGTTTTTGTGGACAGAAGCCAGACCAATATCAATAAAGACGGTATCTTCATTGCTTCGACCACAGCAGGACTTTTCATTAAACGTATCCGTCAGCGCGCAGACGGAATGGTGGAGTTAATCTCGGATAACAAAGCATACTCTCCGGAGGTACTTGCACCGGATGAGGTGAGTATTGTAGGAAAGGTTGTAGGTAATATAGAAAGCCTATAG
- a CDS encoding TraR/DksA family transcriptional regulator translates to MTQKEKDTIKEKIIQEIASLETQIETLQEKVKPIAPDCSLGRLTRLEAMGEQHVNNKILDESRTRLTRLKNALLRIDKPMFGICIECEEEIGVGRMTVRPESVRCVECANNL, encoded by the coding sequence AAGATCATACAAGAGATAGCCTCCCTCGAAACACAGATCGAAACACTTCAGGAGAAGGTCAAACCCATTGCACCGGACTGTTCACTGGGAAGACTGACCCGCCTGGAAGCCATGGGAGAGCAGCATGTCAACAACAAGATACTCGACGAATCCAGGACCCGCCTGACAAGATTAAAGAATGCCCTTCTGCGTATAGACAAACCGATGTTCGGTATCTGTATAGAATGTGAAGAGGAGATAGGCGTAGGCCGTATGACCGTACGCCCCGAAAGCGTAAGATGCGTGGAGTGTGCAAATAATCTATAG